A genome region from Bombilactobacillus bombi includes the following:
- a CDS encoding S41 family peptidase gives MKHSFSWKTLILVIIGSLLCGSALTFIFVAWMLGKSPLMNSDLRQIQEVYENIDQNYYKKVPSKKLVNGAISGMIDSLDDPYSQFLTAKNRTDLNESISGKISGIGATITKASSGIKIVNVMPHSPAKRAGLKADDVILKINQKSTRDLTVEQASALTRGKTGTKVQLQLQRQQKQFTVNLRRAPIKMATVTGQVNKDYPQIGQITIAQFSENTSQDLKKEIVALRHQGVEKLIIDVRSNPGGLMEQAVASASMFLKNGQKIVTITGRHQTDITYRANKHYLKNYKVHLPVVVLIDNQSASAAEIFAAALHESGKKPLVGEKSYGKGVVQTVNSLNSSSEMKITTAKWLTPQGHWINKKGLEPTFKVTYPAYLNLKAFTSKKTLNSGSSEPDVLTAQKVLQALGSDVELSGQLDTATMTALQNFQSQNGLPATGTLNQATRQALTQKLLKQAQTNDEMNNKAIELLANDKE, from the coding sequence ATGAAACATTCTTTTTCATGGAAAACATTAATACTTGTAATAATCGGTAGTCTATTGTGTGGTTCAGCCTTGACTTTTATTTTTGTAGCTTGGATGTTAGGTAAATCGCCTTTGATGAATTCTGATTTACGGCAAATTCAAGAAGTATATGAAAATATTGATCAAAATTACTATAAAAAGGTTCCTTCTAAAAAATTGGTTAATGGTGCCATTTCAGGAATGATTGATTCATTAGATGACCCTTATTCGCAATTTTTAACTGCTAAAAATCGGACTGATTTAAATGAAAGTATTTCTGGAAAAATTTCTGGGATTGGAGCAACTATTACCAAAGCTAGTTCCGGAATAAAAATTGTCAATGTGATGCCGCATTCACCAGCAAAACGTGCTGGTTTAAAAGCCGATGATGTGATTTTGAAGATTAATCAAAAATCCACCCGTGACTTAACCGTTGAACAAGCTTCAGCTTTAACTCGTGGAAAAACGGGTACTAAGGTGCAATTGCAATTGCAGCGACAGCAAAAACAATTTACAGTTAATTTACGCCGGGCACCTATTAAAATGGCTACTGTCACTGGACAAGTGAATAAAGACTATCCTCAAATCGGGCAAATTACTATTGCTCAATTTTCAGAAAACACTTCTCAAGATCTAAAAAAAGAAATTGTTGCTTTGCGCCATCAAGGTGTTGAAAAATTAATAATTGATGTTCGTAGTAATCCAGGTGGGTTAATGGAACAAGCCGTGGCAAGTGCTAGTATGTTTTTAAAAAATGGTCAAAAAATAGTTACGATTACTGGTCGTCATCAAACCGATATTACTTACCGTGCAAATAAGCATTATCTGAAAAATTATAAGGTGCATTTGCCAGTGGTTGTTTTGATAGACAATCAAAGTGCTAGTGCAGCAGAAATTTTTGCTGCGGCTTTACATGAATCAGGCAAAAAACCTTTAGTAGGGGAAAAATCTTACGGTAAAGGAGTGGTCCAAACCGTTAATTCGCTCAATTCCTCATCAGAAATGAAGATTACTACTGCGAAATGGCTAACACCTCAAGGGCATTGGATTAATAAAAAGGGACTTGAACCAACTTTTAAGGTCACATATCCTGCATATTTAAATTTAAAAGCTTTTACTAGTAAAAAAACACTTAATAGTGGTTCTTCAGAACCGGATGTTTTAACTGCTCAGAAAGTTTTACAAGCATTGGGGAGTGATGTTGAATTATCAGGCCAATTAGATACTGCCACAATGACAGCACTGCAAAACTTTCAAAGTCAAAATGGACTTCCAGCAACTGGAACGTTAAATCAAGCTACGCGACAAGCACTAACGCAAAAACTACTAAAGCAAGCTCAAACTAATGACGAAATGAATAATAAAGCAATTGAACTTTTAGCAAATGATAAGGAGTAA
- a CDS encoding SGNH/GDSL hydrolase family protein, with protein MLVIIFAGRIIWSSQPVQAQQKSFPVTAVGDSLTYGVGDPTKRGGYCYLIQKPLKRATKQKVHVDNFGISGETSKQILKRVQSKDNLRQALKKSRIVIITAGGNDVMHALRARGLRLSQSQLLKYQDAYTANMNNMIKEIRSLNSRAPIYIYGIYNPYAIYFKKVPGMKMAIDNWNQNTRLLTQDYHRVHFVDISALAQPKKLQYSKKNQETTNPLLYTKDYFHPNRQGYQLMTDKLWKKLQATKTEWRP; from the coding sequence TTGTTGGTAATTATATTTGCAGGAAGAATAATCTGGAGTTCCCAACCGGTTCAGGCTCAACAAAAGTCCTTTCCAGTGACAGCGGTAGGGGATTCTTTGACTTATGGAGTTGGTGATCCCACTAAGCGTGGTGGTTATTGCTATCTTATTCAAAAGCCCTTAAAGCGTGCTACCAAACAAAAAGTTCACGTTGACAATTTTGGAATTAGTGGTGAGACCAGCAAACAAATTTTAAAACGAGTACAAAGTAAGGATAATCTTCGTCAAGCTCTGAAAAAAAGCCGCATTGTTATTATTACTGCTGGAGGTAATGATGTTATGCACGCTTTGCGAGCACGAGGACTAAGACTTTCACAAAGTCAACTCTTAAAATATCAAGATGCTTATACAGCTAATATGAATAATATGATTAAAGAAATACGCAGCTTGAATTCACGGGCACCAATTTATATCTATGGTATTTATAATCCTTATGCGATTTATTTTAAAAAAGTTCCCGGAATGAAAATGGCGATTGATAATTGGAATCAAAATACTCGTTTGTTGACTCAAGATTATCATCGGGTTCATTTTGTTGACATTAGTGCGTTAGCTCAACCTAAGAAATTACAGTATTCTAAAAAGAACCAAGAAACTACTAATCCTTTACTTTATACTAAAGATTATTTTCATCCTAATCGTCAAGGATACCAACTCATGACTGATAAATTATGGAAAAAATTACAAGCTACTAAGACAGAGTGGAGGCCATAG
- the ylqF gene encoding ribosome biogenesis GTPase YlqF — MATIQWYPGHMNKAKNQIQEHLKLVDAVLEIRDARLPLSSANPVLDQLIQSKKRIIILNKQDLADSSQTKKWQEYLHQQQIMSLAIDAQHTNHLQVIVQALEKLMAAKLQKFRRSGVKNYTIRAMCIGIPNVGKSTILNKLAGKNVAVTGNRPGVTKNQNWIKTKSQIELLDTPGVLWPKIDDQTVGLKLALSGAIKDSLVSAMDLAIFALEYWQHYYSPQLQAAYHLNNTDVTLSSDKLLIKLTQQFGFKDDYERTALKIIQDVRKGVLGRYTLDMVNEIE, encoded by the coding sequence ATGGCAACAATTCAATGGTATCCAGGACACATGAATAAAGCAAAGAACCAAATTCAAGAGCATTTAAAGCTGGTTGATGCTGTTTTGGAAATTCGTGATGCTCGTTTACCACTTTCTTCGGCTAACCCAGTGTTAGATCAATTAATTCAGTCTAAAAAACGGATCATAATTTTGAACAAACAAGATTTAGCCGATTCCAGCCAAACTAAAAAATGGCAAGAATATTTGCACCAGCAACAAATCATGAGTCTAGCAATTGATGCTCAGCACACCAATCATTTACAAGTAATTGTTCAAGCACTAGAGAAACTGATGGCTGCTAAATTACAAAAATTTCGGCGTAGTGGTGTCAAGAACTACACTATTCGTGCCATGTGTATTGGAATTCCTAACGTAGGAAAATCAACAATTTTGAATAAATTGGCCGGTAAAAACGTCGCAGTTACAGGTAATCGTCCAGGTGTAACTAAAAATCAAAATTGGATTAAAACTAAATCCCAAATTGAACTCTTGGATACTCCCGGGGTATTGTGGCCCAAGATTGATGATCAAACAGTTGGTTTAAAACTGGCTTTAAGTGGTGCAATTAAAGATAGTCTAGTATCTGCAATGGATTTAGCAATATTTGCTTTGGAATATTGGCAACATTATTATTCTCCACAATTACAAGCCGCCTATCATTTGAACAATACTGATGTTACTTTATCAAGTGATAAGCTGTTGATTAAATTAACACAGCAATTTGGATTTAAAGATGACTATGAGCGAACTGCACTGAAAATAATTCAAGATGTTAGAAAAGGAGTTCTAGGGCGTTATACTTTGGATATGGTGAACGAGATTGAGTGA
- the trhA gene encoding PAQR family membrane homeostasis protein TrhA, producing the protein MSNLFTNPTNRSKSYQITNEILSALTHGIGFILSAIGTILLLIKANHQQHNQLLAVIAYSIYGFTLMFLYLCSTLFHSLYFTRAKHFFQILDHSSIFLLIAGTYTPFCLLGLKQPQSWLFLGLIWLITIGGIIYKIFNIGHHPIIDTALYVIMGWMVVIIMKPLQLAIGSQGIILLFWGGVAFTAGALLYCMRGIKYIHVIWHIFVMLGSTLMFFAAYFCL; encoded by the coding sequence GTGTCAAATTTATTTACTAATCCTACTAATCGAAGTAAGTCATACCAGATTACCAATGAAATACTTAGTGCCCTTACCCATGGAATTGGATTTATCCTTTCTGCTATTGGGACGATTTTACTTTTAATTAAAGCTAACCATCAGCAGCACAACCAATTATTGGCTGTAATAGCGTACTCCATTTACGGATTTACATTGATGTTCTTATATCTTTGTTCAACATTATTTCATAGTCTTTATTTTACCAGAGCTAAACACTTTTTTCAGATTTTAGACCATAGTTCTATTTTCTTACTAATTGCGGGAACTTATACACCCTTTTGCTTGTTGGGACTTAAGCAACCACAAAGTTGGTTGTTCTTAGGATTAATCTGGTTAATTACTATCGGTGGTATTATTTATAAAATTTTTAATATTGGTCATCATCCCATTATTGATACAGCTTTATACGTAATTATGGGCTGGATGGTTGTTATTATTATGAAACCTTTACAATTAGCAATTGGCTCCCAAGGTATCATTTTACTTTTCTGGGGTGGTGTTGCTTTTACCGCAGGAGCACTACTATATTGTATGCGCGGAATTAAGTATATTCATGTAATTTGGCACATATTTGTCATGTTGGGTAGTACACTAATGTTTTTTGCGGCTTACTTTTGTCTATAG
- a CDS encoding CCA tRNA nucleotidyltransferase, with amino-acid sequence MIIKQLPIQLANALPVLRQINQAGFEAYFVGGCVRDTILGRHLHDVDLATSAYPQEIKQIFSQTIDTGIEHGTVTVIYQHHTYEITTFRTESGYQDFRRPDSVEFVRSLEEDLQRRDFTINALAMNSAGEIIDLFTGLADLQHQRIKAVGVASERFHEDALRMLRAVRFQSQLDFSIEEQTLLGIKANAKLLQYIAVERIREEFIKLMEGINRQAGLQTLFNTKLYQFCPGLANCDFQQLLDYSTGKIDDEAAIWSLIGYLESFDKKQLHQFLHHWKIANSTIKLAQTAVQLLLNVNRNSWDLYLAGEKAVNVAAKVLNLVEQSHLSQLMLSAYAALPLKSVHELAINGQQVMAVLKLSPGPKIGYYLQYIQKAIIAGNLQNNYQEIVNFLKTNELEFK; translated from the coding sequence ATGATAATTAAACAACTACCAATCCAATTAGCTAATGCCTTGCCAGTTCTGCGCCAAATCAATCAAGCCGGTTTTGAAGCATACTTCGTAGGTGGTTGTGTACGTGATACTATATTAGGACGACATTTGCATGATGTTGATTTAGCCACTAGTGCTTATCCGCAGGAAATTAAACAAATATTTTCGCAAACAATAGACACAGGTATTGAACATGGTACAGTGACTGTCATTTATCAACATCATACTTATGAAATTACGACTTTTCGAACTGAATCAGGTTATCAGGACTTTCGGCGCCCTGATTCAGTTGAATTTGTTCGTTCTCTAGAAGAAGATCTTCAAAGACGAGATTTTACGATTAATGCCTTAGCCATGAATTCAGCAGGAGAAATAATAGATTTATTTACTGGATTGGCTGATTTACAGCATCAGCGCATTAAAGCTGTTGGAGTAGCGAGTGAGCGATTCCATGAAGATGCTTTAAGAATGTTAAGAGCAGTCCGGTTTCAATCTCAACTGGATTTTTCGATTGAAGAACAAACATTATTAGGCATTAAGGCTAATGCCAAGCTGCTACAATATATCGCCGTGGAACGAATTAGAGAAGAATTCATTAAATTAATGGAAGGAATTAATCGTCAAGCAGGATTACAAACACTTTTTAACACAAAGTTGTATCAATTTTGTCCAGGATTAGCTAATTGCGATTTTCAGCAGTTACTTGACTATTCGACAGGGAAAATTGACGATGAAGCAGCTATCTGGTCTTTAATCGGATATTTAGAGAGCTTTGATAAAAAGCAACTACACCAATTTTTACATCATTGGAAGATTGCTAATAGTACCATTAAATTAGCGCAGACAGCTGTCCAATTATTATTAAATGTCAATAGAAATAGTTGGGATTTATATTTGGCTGGAGAAAAAGCAGTTAATGTAGCTGCCAAAGTGCTGAATTTAGTCGAGCAATCCCATCTAAGTCAATTAATGCTCAGCGCTTATGCTGCCTTACCTTTAAAATCAGTACATGAATTAGCTATTAATGGACAACAAGTAATGGCCGTTCTGAAATTAAGTCCCGGACCGAAAATCGGCTATTATTTACAGTATATTCAAAAAGCTATTATCGCAGGCAATTTACAGAATAATTATCAAGAAATTGTTAATTTTTTAAAAACTAATGAATTGGAATTTAAGTGA
- a CDS encoding YozE family protein — MGKTFYEYLMTQRNPNSSDPIAHFADAAFFDSAFPKQSQDYDEISNYLELNGSYLPTMDIFDLAFRNYQETLEHFN; from the coding sequence ATGGGAAAAACTTTTTATGAGTATCTAATGACACAAAGAAATCCAAATAGCTCGGATCCAATTGCACATTTTGCGGATGCGGCTTTTTTTGACTCAGCATTTCCTAAACAATCGCAAGATTATGATGAAATATCCAATTATTTAGAACTAAATGGTTCTTATTTACCGACAATGGATATCTTTGATTTAGCATTTCGCAATTATCAAGAAACTTTAGAACATTTTAATTGA
- a CDS encoding ribonuclease HII yields the protein MSENISHLTINQIKKLLAQKPTADYIWDQIKDDPRQGVQKLAISHQKKLIQQERLKQSFEQRLQIEKHFWNQGQVVAGIDEVGRGPLAGPVVTAAVVLPANIDLWEINDSKQLSAAKRRQLYTQILAVALDVSVGVGERQLIDEKDIYHATEITMAQAVKQLNIKVDHLLVDAMHVPVNVAQTKLIKGDARSISIGAASIIAKVYRDELMQTYAQIYPHYGFENNAGYGTKEHLSGLATYGICPLHRHSFAPIKKYL from the coding sequence TTGAGTGAAAATATTTCCCATCTAACTATTAATCAAATTAAAAAGTTATTAGCGCAAAAACCCACTGCTGATTATATTTGGGATCAGATAAAAGATGACCCCCGTCAAGGAGTGCAAAAATTAGCTATTAGTCATCAAAAAAAGTTGATTCAACAAGAACGACTAAAACAGAGTTTTGAACAACGCCTGCAAATTGAAAAACATTTTTGGAATCAAGGACAAGTAGTGGCAGGTATTGATGAAGTGGGTCGTGGACCATTAGCAGGTCCCGTGGTCACAGCAGCAGTAGTTTTACCGGCCAATATTGATTTGTGGGAAATTAATGATTCTAAACAATTAAGTGCTGCTAAGAGACGACAGCTGTATACGCAAATTTTAGCAGTGGCCCTTGATGTGAGCGTGGGTGTTGGAGAGCGGCAGTTAATTGACGAAAAAGATATTTATCATGCTACTGAAATCACAATGGCGCAAGCAGTGAAGCAACTTAATATAAAAGTTGATCATCTATTAGTAGATGCTATGCATGTCCCTGTTAATGTTGCCCAAACCAAGCTCATCAAAGGGGATGCGCGCAGCATTTCTATTGGTGCAGCTAGTATTATCGCTAAAGTCTATCGTGATGAATTAATGCAAACTTACGCACAGATTTATCCGCATTATGGTTTTGAAAATAATGCTGGTTATGGTACGAAAGAGCACCTATCTGGATTAGCAACATACGGTATTTGTCCACTGCATCGTCACAGTTTTGCACCTATAAAAAAATATTTATAG
- a CDS encoding DegV family protein, whose translation MNKVKIVTDSSIQITAEEIKKYEIALVPLSIEIDGQQFIDGETITRQEFVQKMLVSKNLPKTSQPPLGRFVDTFKELGADGSKILAIHMTKGLSGTVEAARQAAQITGLDITVVDSGFTDRALAFQVIEAAKLAQSGADIADILPVIEKIKNQTHLYLGIPNLDNILNGGRLGKVAASLSTFLKINIVVQLKDSKLGILKKGRGIKTIENYMDKVVQQINEDGDKIAEIGISYVDDITLPNQSEQRIHEKWPQLPILNEVTSPVITTHAGKGAFAIMYYYR comes from the coding sequence ATGAATAAGGTTAAAATTGTTACAGATTCATCGATTCAAATCACAGCAGAAGAAATTAAAAAATATGAAATTGCACTTGTTCCACTGTCAATTGAAATTGATGGCCAACAATTTATTGATGGCGAAACAATTACCAGACAAGAATTTGTTCAAAAAATGTTAGTCTCTAAAAATCTACCTAAAACCAGTCAACCACCACTGGGACGTTTTGTAGATACTTTTAAAGAGTTAGGCGCGGATGGTAGTAAAATTTTAGCTATTCATATGACTAAGGGGTTAAGCGGAACAGTGGAAGCAGCACGCCAAGCAGCGCAAATAACAGGATTAGATATTACTGTTGTTGACAGTGGATTTACAGATCGTGCGCTGGCATTTCAAGTAATAGAAGCAGCTAAGTTAGCGCAATCAGGAGCAGATATAGCAGATATTTTACCGGTAATTGAAAAGATTAAAAATCAAACACATCTCTATCTAGGCATTCCTAATCTGGATAATATCTTAAATGGTGGTCGTCTAGGGAAAGTGGCTGCTAGCTTGTCTACTTTTTTAAAAATTAATATTGTTGTTCAATTAAAAGATTCCAAGTTAGGAATTCTGAAAAAGGGACGTGGTATCAAAACAATTGAAAATTATATGGATAAAGTTGTTCAACAAATTAATGAAGATGGTGACAAAATAGCTGAAATTGGAATTTCTTATGTTGATGACATCACTTTACCTAATCAGTCAGAACAACGAATTCATGAAAAATGGCCCCAATTACCGATTTTAAATGAAGTAACTAGTCCAGTTATTACTACTCATGCTGGTAAGGGTGCATTTGCAATTATGTATTATTATCGTTAA
- a CDS encoding dihydrofolate reductase gives MLAFLWAEDQNHLIGQAGHLPWHLPNDLQYFKKVTWNHTIIMGHKTFLSLPHGPLPHRRNIVLSHNTQLQLPNVEVVCSKELLLKLIAQDSQVFIIGGSQVFAQFLDEVEYLYVTKIAHQFVGDVYMPQIDYTHFKLVQKQKGIVNENNAWTHEFMIYQRL, from the coding sequence TTGTTAGCATTTTTATGGGCAGAAGATCAGAATCATTTAATTGGGCAAGCAGGTCATTTGCCTTGGCATTTACCTAATGATTTACAGTATTTTAAAAAAGTTACTTGGAATCATACAATTATAATGGGACATAAAACGTTTTTAAGTCTCCCCCATGGACCGTTGCCTCATCGTCGCAATATTGTATTAAGTCATAATACCCAATTGCAACTTCCTAATGTAGAAGTTGTTTGTTCTAAAGAACTACTTTTAAAGTTGATTGCCCAAGATTCACAAGTGTTTATTATTGGTGGCAGCCAGGTGTTTGCACAATTTTTAGATGAGGTTGAATACTTATATGTAACCAAAATTGCTCATCAATTTGTAGGGGATGTTTACATGCCCCAAATTGACTATACTCATTTTAAGTTAGTCCAAAAACAAAAAGGCATTGTTAATGAAAACAATGCCTGGACACATGAATTTATGATATACCAAAGACTATAG
- a CDS encoding YpmS family protein: protein MQRSQKKYFNPWKYAFLILIALIIVIFAFLTYQVLHTDTTTNWSNSIETSQTTNQSSIFQVELTKNQTQRLANHYIKEYLNGNDIKYHLNIEGKHVNLLGSAEFLGSKINFTLQTQPYATANGGIQLKAQQLKVGKLGIPLEFVMFYIAHNYHFPKWVQINSKQRLINIDLPAHRTDQGYYFKVDQLNLQQNKIVVKVYSTKM, encoded by the coding sequence ATGCAACGCTCACAAAAAAAGTATTTCAATCCTTGGAAATATGCTTTTTTAATTTTAATTGCTTTAATTATAGTTATCTTTGCTTTTTTAACATATCAAGTGTTGCATACAGATACAACTACAAATTGGTCTAACAGTATTGAAACTAGTCAGACGACAAACCAAAGTTCGATTTTTCAAGTGGAACTCACTAAAAATCAAACTCAAAGATTAGCCAATCATTATATAAAAGAATATTTAAATGGTAATGACATTAAATATCATTTAAATATCGAGGGTAAACATGTTAATCTTTTAGGCAGTGCGGAATTTTTAGGTTCCAAGATTAACTTTACTTTACAAACTCAGCCCTATGCAACGGCCAATGGGGGCATTCAACTTAAAGCCCAACAGCTAAAGGTTGGCAAATTAGGAATACCGCTGGAATTTGTCATGTTTTATATCGCTCATAATTACCATTTTCCTAAGTGGGTTCAAATTAATAGTAAACAACGTTTAATCAATATTGATTTACCTGCTCATCGGACTGATCAAGGATATTACTTTAAGGTTGACCAACTTAATTTACAGCAAAACAAAATTGTAGTTAAGGTTTATTCTACTAAAATGTAA
- a CDS encoding ABC-F family ATP-binding cassette domain-containing protein, whose protein sequence is MKTLSVNNLEQNVGARTLYTNVSFKINTPDRVGLVGLNGVGKTTLLNSLIDEQLLKQKIIEHPHDYQISYLRQTPKFAESLTVIEAILQGEEPLYVAVRNYEQVLNQYSHQPDNQQISKKFFQAQEEMDRLDGWEFQSTVETILTKLGITQFNQTIGQLSGGQQRRVALAQVLVSTADLLILDEPTNHLDENAITWLETFLNNYQGAVIFVTHDRYFLNSVANRILEISQQQVIEYSGNYEDYVTQKAQNETTWAATQQHQRNLYRHELKWMRAGVQARGTKQNARVERFKQLSQQLKGQNVNDDSQLTIDIKQQRLGKDVFNLQDAVLKFGNQVLVQDLNLRINSGEHLGIIGANGAGKTTFLNVLAQRQNLSAGQLEIGQTVKIGYYTQHVEAMDSDMRVISYLESIGQNVEDASGYRLSASQLLERFLFSPQQQGSFIRDLSGGEKRRLYLLAVLIRRPNVLLLDEPTNNLDIETMTILEDYLMEFEGTVVAVSHDRYFLDKITDDLLVFKGQGQIDRHWGSYSNYLKEQTTHNKHKSNANKANTNRRTHSTTSDKLTYSEKLELEKLEPQIDKLEQQKKSLEEEMTKIGQDYQKLLKQQQQLDELKQQIETTVERWTQLAEKEE, encoded by the coding sequence ATGAAAACTTTAAGTGTTAATAATTTAGAACAAAATGTAGGAGCTCGTACTCTGTATACCAATGTTTCATTTAAAATTAATACCCCAGATCGCGTGGGATTAGTAGGACTCAATGGAGTGGGTAAAACCACTCTTTTAAATTCATTAATTGATGAACAATTGTTAAAGCAAAAAATTATCGAACATCCCCATGATTATCAAATCAGTTACTTGCGGCAAACTCCTAAATTTGCTGAGTCTTTAACGGTTATTGAGGCCATCTTGCAAGGAGAAGAGCCTTTATATGTCGCTGTGCGTAACTATGAGCAAGTACTCAATCAATATTCCCATCAGCCCGATAATCAACAAATCTCTAAAAAATTTTTTCAAGCTCAAGAAGAAATGGATCGATTGGATGGCTGGGAATTTCAATCTACCGTGGAAACCATTTTAACTAAGTTAGGAATTACTCAATTTAATCAAACCATAGGTCAATTATCCGGTGGTCAGCAAAGACGAGTGGCGTTAGCCCAAGTTTTAGTTTCTACGGCTGACTTATTAATTCTAGATGAGCCCACTAATCATTTAGATGAAAACGCCATTACTTGGCTGGAAACTTTTTTAAATAACTATCAAGGAGCGGTTATTTTTGTCACTCATGATCGTTATTTTTTAAATTCAGTAGCTAATCGGATTTTAGAAATTAGCCAACAGCAAGTTATTGAATATTCTGGTAATTATGAAGACTATGTTACACAAAAAGCCCAAAATGAAACAACTTGGGCAGCCACTCAGCAACATCAAAGAAATTTATATCGGCATGAACTAAAATGGATGCGCGCAGGTGTCCAAGCCCGTGGTACCAAGCAAAATGCTCGAGTTGAACGTTTTAAACAATTAAGTCAGCAACTCAAGGGACAAAATGTCAATGATGACAGTCAGCTGACCATCGATATTAAACAGCAGCGTTTGGGCAAGGATGTCTTTAATTTACAGGATGCAGTTTTAAAATTTGGCAATCAAGTCTTAGTGCAGGATTTAAATTTACGCATTAATTCAGGGGAACATTTAGGAATTATTGGCGCTAATGGGGCTGGGAAAACAACTTTTTTAAATGTGTTAGCCCAACGACAGAATTTAAGTGCAGGACAGCTAGAAATTGGACAAACTGTTAAAATTGGATATTATACCCAACACGTCGAGGCCATGGATTCTGATATGCGGGTAATTTCTTACTTAGAATCAATTGGCCAAAATGTAGAAGATGCTTCTGGCTATCGTTTATCAGCTTCTCAATTATTGGAAAGATTTTTATTTTCACCGCAACAACAAGGCTCGTTTATACGTGATTTATCCGGTGGAGAAAAAAGACGGCTTTATTTATTGGCAGTTTTAATACGTCGTCCAAACGTTTTACTGCTAGATGAGCCAACGAATAACTTGGACATTGAAACCATGACAATTTTAGAAGACTATTTAATGGAATTTGAAGGCACAGTAGTAGCTGTTTCGCATGACCGTTATTTTTTAGATAAAATCACAGATGATTTGTTAGTTTTTAAAGGCCAAGGACAAATTGACCGCCATTGGGGTTCATATTCTAATTATTTAAAGGAACAAACAACTCATAATAAACATAAGTCAAATGCCAATAAAGCCAATACTAATCGACGTACTCATAGTACAACATCCGATAAATTAACTTATTCAGAAAAATTAGAATTGGAAAAACTGGAACCTCAAATTGATAAATTAGAACAGCAAAAAAAATCTTTAGAAGAAGAAATGACAAAAATTGGTCAAGATTACCAAAAGTTATTGAAACAGCAACAACAGTTAGATGAATTAAAACAACAAATTGAAACAACTGTCGAGCGTTGGACACAACTAGCTGAAAAAGAAGAGTGA